The proteins below are encoded in one region of Mycteria americana isolate JAX WOST 10 ecotype Jacksonville Zoo and Gardens chromosome 22, USCA_MyAme_1.0, whole genome shotgun sequence:
- the LOC142419712 gene encoding von Willebrand factor A domain-containing protein 5A-like, which yields MWRQSFGLLEKSYISDTTGSFLLGKWLQIPLQTVPLCSAVVDVAIQDYVADVASELIYQNKSPISTEVLFAFPLGPRMAIYSFQAHSEDAKVQAMLRDEAQQLHEATGGWENLEYLQDQSEYPGKVFACFLGTLSPGREMVVTLRYVQELPREPDGAAHFVLPPTLHPYTRHYAWNCLTSKLPYSLLLTASLQSPRGVANVQANFALTPLIYTAQDHSTAQVSLAGSPPSQHNLELLVYFGDPTAVGAVVEKGDPGAPPGSLLGDPMVLVTLAPSIPEAVPGQHRSGEFIFLLDTTFLEHAQESLLFLLKSLPLGCYFNIYCYGEASVGIFPQSVEYTQDNLTEAMRRIPSTGSSLGDTNLLGTLCSIYNNPRPRGHTRQLFIFMAALPPDKEAIAAEVCRHRNSHRCFSFCFSEDSAALAMALARETGGEATYVSSDNSMTVVLKCLKQALKPAAEGVSLSWTLPRGLEVEVLGGTPESIFQGQHSLLYAQIHGQAQDPTVDKGVMTLQYSLDGQDVTHTIEFPLCPQGDGRLAGHRLAARCLLKRLLPEAASGSADEPRHRAVEISLTSGIICPFTSYVGVRTSQRVTWYRGPLALLPPRQSLIPCQIVELRGSSRVSSCHPVSIWVPPGWLTAVCESWLALRRLTHAIAALPQRGACSKACKPPPSSISSLKYVGPMEFVLRSPIFWPCSTEVFAECQELVALQNADGSWALSSGLASVLETDEAEIKGKMPGEVMEPSIWATVLAVAWLHRPDKCYQDLCELLEAKAVTWLCSRAVSQLDKCLEAANTLLGSSVKPSVFRL from the exons ATGTGGCGTCAGAGCTTTGGACTTCTAGAAAAATCCTACATCAGTGACA CAACAGGATCCTTTTTGCTGGGGAAGTGGCTCCAAATACCCCTGCAAACAGTGCCTCTGTGTAGTGCTGTGGTGGATGTTGCTATCCAGGATTATGTGGCTGACGTGGCCTCTGAACTCATCTACCAGAACAAGAGTCCGATCTCCACAGAAGTCCTCTTCGCCTTCCCTCTGGGCCCCCGCATGGCCATCTACTCCTTCCAGGCCCACAGTGAGGATGCCAAGGTCCAGGCCATGCTGCGGGATGAG GCCCAGCAGCTGCATGAGGCTACAGGGGGCTGGGAGAATCTGGAATACCTTCAGGATCAGTCCGAGTATCCGGGTAAGGTGTTTGCCTGCTTCCTGGGCACCCTGTCCCCTGGCAGGGAGATGGTCGTGACCTTGCGCTATGTCCAAGAGCTGCCACGGGAGCCAGATGGAGCAGCTCATTTTGTGCTGCCACCCACACTACATCCTTACACAAGACACTATG CCTGGAATTGTCTCACTAGCAAGCTGCCCTACAGCCTGCTGCTCACCGCTAGCCTGCAGTCACCCCGTGGAGTGGCCAATGTCCAGGCCAACTTTGCCCTCACCCCTTTGATCTACACTGCCCAGGACCACAGCACTGCACAG GTCTCACTGGCTGGTAGCCCTCCAAGTCAGCATAATTTGGAGCTGCTGGTGTATTTTGGAGACCCCACTGCAGTCGGTGCTGTGGTGGAGAAGGGAGACCCTGGGGCCCCTCCAG GCTCCCTGCTTGGTGACCCCATGGTGTTGGTGACACTGGCACCCAGCATCCCTGAGGCAGTGCCTGGGCAGCACCGGTCTGGAGAGTTCATCTTCCTCCTGGACACCACTTTTCTTGAGCATGCACAG GagtccctgctcttccttctcaaAAGCCTGCCCCTGGGCTGCTACTTCAACATCTACTGCTATGGAGAAGCCTCTGTGGGCATCTTCCC GCAAAGTGTTGAATATACCCAGGACAACCTGACTGAGGCCATGCGGCGCATCCCTTCCACCGGCTCCAGTTTGGGTGACACTAATCTGCTGGGAACCCTCTGCTCAATCTACAATAacccccgcccccgcgggcaTACACGCCAG CTCTTCATCTTCATGGCCGCGCTACCCCCTGACAAGGAAGCCATCGCAGCTGAGGTCTGCCGTCACCGCAACAGCCACCG GtgtttctccttctgcttctcagaGGACAGCGCTGCCCTGGCTATGGCCCTGGCCAGGGAGACAGGGGGTGAAGCTACCTACGTCTCCTCTGACAACAGTATGACAGTT GTGTTGAAGTGCCTGAAGCAGGCCCTCAAGCCAGCAGCTGAAGGAGTCTCTCTGAGCTGGACCCTGCCTCGTGGCCTGGAGGTtgaggtgctggggggcaccccTGAGTCCATCTTTCAGGGTCAACACAGCCTCCTCTATGCCCAGATCCATGGACAGGCGCAG GATCCGACAGTGGACAAGGGGGTCATGACCTTGCAGTACAGCCTGGATGGCCAGGATGTCACTCACACGATTGAATTCCCACTGTGCCCACAGGGAGATGGTCG gctggctGGGCATCGTCTGGCTGCGAGGTGCCTGCTGAAGAGGTTGTTGCCAGAGGCTGCAAGTGGGTCAGCGGATGAACCAAGGCATCGCGCAGTTGAGATCAGCCTTACTTCGGGGATCATCTGCCCCTTTACCAGCTATGTGGGGGTTCGCACATCACAGAGGGTAACCTGGTACCGAG GGCCCCTGGCACTGTTGCCACCCCGCCAGTCACTCATCCCCTGCCAGATCGTTGAGCTTCGTGGCTCCAGTAGAGTCTCTTCCTGCCATCCTGTGAGCATCTGGGTCCCACCCGGCTGGCTGACAGCAGTGTGTGAGTCATGGCTTGCCCTCCGTCGACTCACCCATGCTATTGCTGCCCTGCCCCAGCGGGGGGCTTGCTCAAAAG CATGTAAACCACCACCATCATCTATTTCTTCTCTCAAGTATGTGGGTCCCATGGAATTTGTTTTGCGCTCTCCAATTTTTTGGCCTTGTTCCACCGAAGTGTTTGCTGAGTGCCAGGAGCTGGTGGCACTGCAGAATGCAGATGGCTCCTGGGCCCTCAGCTCAGGACTGGCCTCTGTGCTGGAAACTGATGAGGCTGAAATCAAGGGAAAAATGCCTGGTGAG GTCATGGAGCCAAGCATTTGGGCCACAGTGCtggctgtggcctggctgcacaGACCCGACAAGTGTTACCAAGACCTCTGTGAGTTGCTGGAGGCCAAGGCTGTGACCTGGCTGTGCAGCCGAGCTG TGTCCCAGCTGGACAAGTGCCTGGAGGCAGCCAACACCCTCCTTGGGAGCAGCGTGAAGCCAAGTGTCTTCAGGCTCTGA
- the LOC142419738 gene encoding olfactory receptor 6E1-like — translation MTVSIRVDPLELKRFICPGVYNSFGMCTSLNYTKRELNEASMNHTTVVEFVLLGLTNSRHLEIILFLFLVIAYFLILLGNITVISITLVKHFLQTPMYYFLRNFALLEITFTSTFIPSTLYSLLTERKMISLPGCFLQMLLFFYLGTCTFLHVATMSFDRYVAICRPLHYTTIMNNRFCLQLVLACWAVSFLLMFPPTIMIVQLPFCGPNVMNHFYCDTSLLLQLSCTDTGFIEGLMLIILIIIIPGTLIVTAVSYGCIIITILHIPSSTGRKKAFSTCSAHLMVVMIFYSTCIYRYIRPAQRGGQNSDKVLSFFFSVVTQMLNPYIYSLRNNQVKQALKDSMLKAFSSSLRQL, via the exons atgacCGTCAGCATCAGAGTTGATCCACTGGAGCTGaag AGATTCATTTGTCCTGGGGTCTATAACAGTTTCGGCATGTGCACCTCTCTCAACTATACTAAGAGGGAACT caATGAAGCCTCAATGAACCACACAACAGTAGTGGAATTTGTCCTCTTGGGGCTGACCAACAGCCGCCATTTGGAGATCatcctctttctgtttcttgtgaTTGCCTACTTCTTGATCCTGCTTGGAAACATTACTGTCATCAGCATCACTCTTGTGAAGCATTTCCTTCAGACCCCAATGTACTACTTCCTCAGAAATTTTGCCCTTTTGGAAATTACTTTCACCTCCACATTCATTCCCAGCACCCTTTACAGCCTTCTGACAGAGAGGAAGATGATTTCCTTGCCTGGTTGTTTCCTtcagatgctgcttttcttttacttGGGTACCTGCACATTTTTGCATGTGGCAACAATGTCCTTTGATCGGTATGTTGCCATTTGCCGCCCTTTGCATTACACAACAATTATGAACAACAGATTTTGCCTCCAGCTGGTCCTGGCTTGCTGGGCAGTAAGTTTTCTCTTGATGTTTCCTCCCACCATTATGATTGTCCAGTTGCCATTCTGTGGTCCCAATGTCATGAACCACTTTTACTGTGATACTTCCCTGTTGTTGCAACTGTCCTGCACAGACACAGGGTTCATCGAAGGACTGATGCTTATCATACTAATTATTATTATACCTGGTACCTTAATAGTAACTGCTGTTTCTTATGGCTGCATTATTATCACCATCTTGCATATACCATCTTCCACAGGTAGGAAGAAGGCATTTTCCACTTGCTCAGCTCACCTCATGGTGGTGATGATATTTTACAGCACATGTATTTACAGGTATATCCGCCCAGCACAGCGAGGTGGGCAGAACTCTGACaaagttctttctttctttttctctgtggtgACTCAGATGCTTAATCCGTACATCTACTCACTCAGGAACAATCAAGTCAAACAAGCCTTAAAGGACAGCATGTTGAAGGCATTTTCTAGCTCCCTAAGGCAGTTGTGA
- the DAD1 gene encoding dolichyl-diphosphooligosaccharide--protein glycosyltransferase subunit DAD1 has protein sequence MSGAAGSGAGAAGSVGSVVRRFLAEYGSGTPSRLKVLDAYLLYVLLTGALQFGYCLGVGTFPFNSFLSGFISAVGSFILGVCLRIQINPQNKGEFQGISPERAFADFLFANTILHLVVINFVG, from the exons ATGTCGGGCGCGGCGGGCTctggcgcgggggctgcgggctcgGTGGGCTCGGTGGTGCGGCGCTTCCTGGCGGAGTACGGCAGCGGCACGCCGAGCCGCCTCAAGGTGCTGGACGCCTATCTTCTCTACGTGCTGCTCACCGGGGCGCTCCAGTTCGGCTACTGCCTCGGCGTTGGCACCTTCCCCTTCAACTCCTTCCTCAGTGGCTTCATCTCCGCCGTCGGCAGCTTCATCCTCGGTG TTTGCCTCCGGATCCAGATCAACCCCCAGAACAAAGGCGAGTTCCAAGGCATTTCACCAGAGCGGGCATTTGCCGATTTCCTCTTTGCCAACACCATCCTCCATCTTGTCGTCATCAATTTTGTTGGCTGA